Within the Corynebacterium sp. sy039 genome, the region GTCGAAGGCAGACAAAAAAGCAAAGTCTTAGCGCACATCCAACTCTCGGTAGCGGTTAATAGCCGCCATGACTTCTAATACCCTGGGTAGAGCAAGATGCCCCGGGTGAGTAGTCCCATGACCTCCTCGACGTTCCCCACCGCTCAAAGAATCCATGCCCTCCTGCTGCGCCCGCATAATAAGCTCTGAAACCTGCTCTACCAGTGGCGTTGTATCATCATCACGGTCTTTGAGTACACCAATAATCCGCGCAATAGCCTGGGTCTGTGATCTATCAACTAACTGTGCCACGGCACTAAGATCAATAACGCTGCGACCAAGAATAATGCTATCCCTGGACTGCGCCTTTGGGGGTTTAGCGCCATGTTTGCCAAACTTTTCGCTTTTAGCTAAACCGCCTTGGCGTAAGCGTCGTGCTGCAGGAAGCTCAAAAGTCTGCGCTGCTGCAACTGGTTGAGTGTCAGCTGGTTGGGTGGGAGTTGGCTGACTAGTACTTGGTTGAGTCACAGCTGGTTGAGCCCTCAGAGTTGGCTCTAGCCCTTGCGCCTGCTCCGTCACATCCTGTGGCTCATAAGAATCCATCATGATCACATGATCCGCCACATCAAAGAAATCCCCAGAACCACCGGCAACAAGAACAGTCGAAACACCACAATCTGTGTACAGTGCACGAATCCTGTCAATAAAAGGGGTAATAGGCTCCTTATGGGCAGGAACAATGCTGCGCATCCGTTGGTCACGGATCATAAAGTTTGTTGCCGACGTATCCTCATCAATGAGCAAACAATCAGCACCTGCCTCCAACGCCTCCATCAAAGACGCAGCCTGGGAGGTAGAACCCGAAGCATTCGTAGTAGAAAAATGGCGGGTATCAGTGCCCGAGGGCAAATTATTGATGAAAGGAGAAATATCAGTACGCGCCACACTACGCCCGTCTTCGGCACGGATAGCACACGCATCAGGGCAGGTGATTGCCCACTCACGCCCATCACCCGCAATGTGGTTATAAATACCGCGCTCTATAGCCCGCAACACAGTGGATTTACCGTGATAGCCACCACCAATAATCACACTAATTCCTTGCGGCACACCCATGCCTGTGACCTCACGCCCTGACGCCAGGCGTATCGTCGTGCGCAAAGATTCAGGTGAGGAAAACTCCCGTGCTCCCTCCAATGGCAGATTAGAGTTCCCCGCAGCACGCGGCAACACACTGCCATCACCCAGAAAAGCCACAAGCCCCCTGCCCGCAAGTTGGCTC harbors:
- a CDS encoding ABC-ATPase domain-containing protein; the encoded protein is MSIFRDIDGAGFGAYKRLRGRWDIDHDTDLFIDRVQSDPYAAPSLARIRLNLTEAVVDPTVIAELSRCSRPNQHRAAYHAATDFIARRFAREIKKYRFTGNKEHGSIAIDIPGQEVLQRAAVVLTKEYAELRIEVALPARGRRIRGYAAEKLLYETLPDLAQAAVWDMDARELQAHIQLVCDQEDLRSQLAGRGLVAFLGDGSVLPRAAGNSNLPLEGAREFSSPESLRTTIRLASGREVTGMGVPQGISVIIGGGYHGKSTVLRAIERGIYNHIAGDGREWAITCPDACAIRAEDGRSVARTDISPFINNLPSGTDTRHFSTTNASGSTSQAASLMEALEAGADCLLIDEDTSATNFMIRDQRMRSIVPAHKEPITPFIDRIRALYTDCGVSTVLVAGGSGDFFDVADHVIMMDSYEPQDVTEQAQGLEPTLRAQPAVTQPSTSQPTPTQPADTQPVAAAQTFELPAARRLRQGGLAKSEKFGKHGAKPPKAQSRDSIILGRSVIDLSAVAQLVDRSQTQAIARIIGVLKDRDDDTTPLVEQVSELIMRAQQEGMDSLSGGERRGGHGTTHPGHLALPRVLEVMAAINRYRELDVR